From a region of the Tiliqua scincoides isolate rTilSci1 chromosome 4, rTilSci1.hap2, whole genome shotgun sequence genome:
- the PPDPFL gene encoding pancreatic progenitor cell differentiation and proliferation factor-like protein: protein MAAVPSAGCLLAKNQYYRTRLNSDSSVSSSSSFCCSESTASLDQEKPLHGLPEVFDKCWWIKGFFHCESVPQNLGRKTLSASSANS, encoded by the exons ATGGCAGCTGTGCCTTCAGCTGGCTGCCTTCTGGCCAAGAATCAATACTACAGAA CACGACTGAATTCTGACTCCAGTGTTTCTTCAAGCAGTTCATTTTGCTGTTCTGAATCCACGGCCTCCTTGGACCAGGAAAAACCCCTCCATG GGTTACCTGAAGTCTTTGATAAATGTTGGTGGATAAAAGGCTTCTTCCATTGTGAGTCAGTTCCTCAGAACTTGGGCAGGAAAACCTTATCAGCCAGCAG TGCCAACAGCTGA